The Toxorhynchites rutilus septentrionalis strain SRP chromosome 3, ASM2978413v1, whole genome shotgun sequence genome includes a region encoding these proteins:
- the LOC129775606 gene encoding embryonic polarity protein dorsal-like isoform X1 translates to MSFPTRSVSPFKTSRTNDSSASSSSSTSSSDYEHLNLFHKFDQLKVSPLAGLYNVVAGGKSVGGQAYHHTTPPPPPAPPLINITRPSISEDTPEIEAARADIIVEDMPPTAPEKPSVVITEQPQSKALRFRYECEGRSAGSIPGVNSTPDQKTFPSIEVRGHKGRAVVVVSCVTKDPPYRPHPHNLVGKEGCRKGVCTVEINSSSMGYTFSNLGIQCVKKKDIEEALRLREEIRVDPFKTGYSHAKQPTTIDLNAVRLCFQVFLEGQQRGRFTEPLQPVVSDVIYDKKAMSDLVICKLSDVTASVAGGKEIILLCEKVAKEDIAVRFYEEQHGKILWEGDGEFQHTNVHKQVAISFRTPRYRSIEIDKPVMVNIQLRRPSDGATSVPLPFELVPLDSGRRRFWSLQHDILKNDSPENEVFKKILLEGTVVAQPEKSATPVTLQSDEVIVLDTPVAESKPIVSEQIPSEQKTTEWIERNEFDEANNNSMVSSVDNQLMEDNIFSNGGSLEQQAPKEDEDTTLNELLEQVAELDEIYTDHQLRRENMIIENELKNLENTVPTGLVGNGDKMDIDEAFDDAATYTSLQRAFKNPVALSLGPPVPPRPICQLELEPGVYDAVEPMIIIPPPSEISSLKRENNEDGKLPPLPPKRAKPNNTQNKENVDAGDEIILHSIIRKGSMRSLTPRPQSDQIIIMKSPDSPPNKKLPPTPPASPTKNDYGTLPKTRKQGFFSKLFSRKKSKSDLSASTTTLTQKGTPGGSKEPSVANFNDNESTRESVRSKSSEKEEKRKAGKPVARSVSSVSCKRPTTESNPDVIYIPLKGDGPSTNLTHRSGSGTHLSLPGNDSYERASTASLPPLDRKAVSALQLDVPIQDGNLELVAIADARSIKNLVEGGFGIQLDPSVDLTEAEHFALYTSIAPNAALSEFDETSCYYAPVEPGPLSPLHQQQQRPNSTAYSADV, encoded by the exons ATGTCGTTCCCAACACGATCAGTTTCACCATTCAAAACCAGCCGCACCAACGATTCCTCtgcgtcctcgtcctcatccacGTCCTCGTCGGATTACGAACACCTTAATCTTTTCCACAAATTCGACCAGCTCAAAGTATCCCCTTTGGCTGGGCTATACAATGTGGTCGCAGGTGGCAAATCCGTTGGTGGGCAGGCGTACCACCACACCACACCACCTCCGCCACCAGCGCCACCACTTATAAACATAACCAGACCTTCCATTTCGGAGGACACACCCGAGATCGAAGCAGCGAGAG CTGATATAATTGTTGAAGATATGCCACCCACAGCACCCGAAAAGCCATCGGTGGTCATCACCGAGCAGCCCCAGTCGAAGGCGCTCCGGTTCCGGTATGAGTGTGAGGGTCGATCGGCGGGTTCGATCCCCGGCGTAAATAGCACTCCAGATCAGAAAACCTTCCCCAGCATTGAGGTACGGGGGCACAAGGGCCGAGCGGTGGTGGTCGTGTCCTGCGTCACCAAGGATCCCCCTTATCGGCCACATCCGCACAATCTGGTCGGCAAGGAGGGTTGTAGGAAGGGCGTTTGTACCGTAGAGATTAACAGCAGTAGCATGGGGTATACCTTCAGCAATCTGGGCATTCAGTGTGTTAAGAAGAAGGACATTGAGGAGGCACTCCGGTTAAGGGAGGAGATTCGGGTGGATCCGTTTAAAA CTGGATATAGTCATGCCAAGCAGCCCACAACCATCGATCTCAACGCCGTTCGGCTTTGCTTCCAGGTCTTCCTGGAAGGCCAACAGCGGGGTAGATTTACGGAACCGCTGCAGCCAGTGGTTTCGGACGTGATCTATGACAAAAAAGCCATGTCGGATCTGGTGATCTGCAAGCTTAGCGACGTGACCGCTTCGGTGGCCGGCGGTAAGGAGATTATTTTGCTGTGCGAGAAGGTTGCCAAGGAGGATATCGCCGTGCGGTTTTACGAGGAACAGCACGGTAAAATCCTGTGGGAAGGCGATGGCGAATTTCAGCACACGAACGTACACAAACAGGTGGCCATCAGTTTCCGGACCCCCCGGTACAGATCGATCGAAATCGATAAGCCGGTGATG GTGAACATCCAACTGAGAAGGCCGTCGGATGGAGCTACCAGTGTGCCGCTGCCGTTCGAGCTCGTCCCGCTGGACTCAGGTAGGCGCAGGTTTTGGTCTCTACAGCATgacattttgaaaaatgattccCCGGAAAATGAGGTCTTCAAGAAGATTCTTCTCGAGGGTACCGTCGTCGCTCAGCCGGAGAAATCAGCCACTCCGGTCACTCTGCAGTCGGACGAGGTGATTGTGCTGGACACTCCGGTGGCGGAAAGTAAACCAATCGTATCGGAGCAGATTCCAAGCGAACAGAAAACGACCGAATGGATCGAGCGAAACGAATTCGACGAAGCCAACAACAACAGCATGGTTTCAAGCGTTGATAATCAACTGATGGAAGATAATATCTTCTCCAATGGCGGCTCTCTCGAGCAGCAGGCCCCAAAGGAAGACGAAGATACGACGTTGAATGAATTGCTAGAGCAGGTGGCCGAGCTGGATGAGATCTACACGGATCACCAGCTGCGGCGTGAGAATATGATTATTGAGAATGAGCTGAAGAATTTGGAGAACACCGTCCCTACTGGGCTGGTAGGGAACGGAGACAAAATGGACATCGATGAGGCGTTTGACGATGCCGCCACGTATACAAGTTTGCAGCGTGCCTTCAAGAATCCCGTTGCTCTATCGTTAGGTCCTCCGGTTCCTCCCCGTCCTATTTGTCAGCTAGAGTTAGAACCCGGCGTTTATGACGCTGTTGAGCCGATGATTATCATCCCACCTCCGAGTGAAATCAGTTCACTAAAGCGAGAAAACAATGAAGACGGCAAATTGCCTCCCCTTCCTCCTAAACGCGCTAAGCCAAATAATACTCAGAATAAGGAAAATGTAGACGCGGGCGATGAAATTATTTTGCATAGTATTATTCGTAAGGGTTCCATGCGTAGTCTTACCCCGCGTCCACAGTCTGATCAAATCATTATCATGAAGTCGCCCGATAGTCCTCCCAATAAGAAACTTCCTCCCACGCCCCCCGCCTCCCCCACAAAGAACGATTACGGAACTTTGCCCAAAACTAGGAAgcaaggatttttttcaaaattattctcCCGCAAGAAAAGCAAGTCAGATCTTTCCGCAAGCACGACGACCCTCACCCAAAAAGGCACCCCGGGGGGATCCAAAGAACCAAGCGTAGCGAACTTCAATGACAACGAATCCACTCGGGAGTCCGTTCGTAGCAAATCCTCCGAGAAGGAAGAGAAGCGTAAGGCCGGCAAACCGGTGGCGCGCAGTGTGAGTAGTGTTTCGTGCAAGCGTCCAACGACCGAATCAAATCCTGACGTTATATATATCCCACTGAAGGGGGACGGGCCGTCGACTAACCTAACTCACCGGAGTGGCAGCGGAACGCATCTCTCCCTTCCGGGGAACGATTCGTACGAGAGAGCAAGCACAGCTTCGCTTCCACCTCTGGACCGTAAAGCGGTGAGTGCCCTACAGTTGGACGTTCCGATCCAAGATGGGAACCTCGAGCTGGTTGCCATTGCCGATGCGCGAAGCATAAAGAACTTGGTCGAGGGTGGTTTCGGTATTCAGCTCGACCCAAGTGTAGATTTGACCGAGGCTGAACATTTCGCTCTCTACACCTCGATAGCACCGAATGCTGCCCTCAGCGAGTTTGACGAAACTTCCTGCTATTATGCTCCGGTCGAACCCGGTCCGTTGAGTCCACtccaccagcagcagcaacggCCCAATAGCACAGCTTACAGCGCCGATGTTTAG
- the LOC129775606 gene encoding embryonic polarity protein dorsal-like isoform X5 has protein sequence MPPTAPEKPSVVITEQPQSKALRFRYECEGRSAGSIPGVNSTPDQKTFPSIEVRGHKGRAVVVVSCVTKDPPYRPHPHNLVGKEGCRKGVCTVEINSSSMGYTFSNLGIQCVKKKDIEEALRLREEIRVDPFKTGYSHAKQPTTIDLNAVRLCFQVFLEGQQRGRFTEPLQPVVSDVIYDKKAMSDLVICKLSDVTASVAGGKEIILLCEKVAKEDIAVRFYEEQHGKILWEGDGEFQHTNVHKQVAISFRTPRYRSIEIDKPVMVNIQLRRPSDGATSVPLPFELVPLDSGRRRFWSLQHDILKNDSPENEVFKKILLEGTVVAQPEKSATPVTLQSDEVIVLDTPVAESKPIVSEQIPSEQKTTEWIERNEFDEANNNSMVSSVDNQLMEDNIFSNGGSLEQQAPKEDEDTTLNELLEQVAELDEIYTDHQLRRENMIIENELKNLENTVPTGLVGNGDKMDIDEAFDDAATYTSLQRAFKNPVALSLGPPVPPRPICQLELEPGVYDAVEPMIIIPPPSEISSLKRENNEDGKLPPLPPKRAKPNNTQNKENVDAGDEIILHSIIRKGSMRSLTPRPQSDQIIIMKSPDSPPNKKLPPTPPASPTKNDYGTLPKTRKQGFFSKLFSRKKSKSDLSASTTTLTQKGTPGGSKEPSVANFNDNESTRESVRSKSSEKEEKRKAGKPVARSVSSVSCKRPTTESNPDVIYIPLKGDGPSTNLTHRSGSGTHLSLPGNDSYERASTASLPPLDRKAVSALQLDVPIQDGNLELVAIADARSIKNLVEGGFGIQLDPSVDLTEAEHFALYTSIAPNAALSEFDETSCYYAPVEPGPLSPLHQQQQRPNSTAYSADV, from the exons ATGCCACCCACAGCACCCGAAAAGCCATCGGTGGTCATCACCGAGCAGCCCCAGTCGAAGGCGCTCCGGTTCCGGTATGAGTGTGAGGGTCGATCGGCGGGTTCGATCCCCGGCGTAAATAGCACTCCAGATCAGAAAACCTTCCCCAGCATTGAGGTACGGGGGCACAAGGGCCGAGCGGTGGTGGTCGTGTCCTGCGTCACCAAGGATCCCCCTTATCGGCCACATCCGCACAATCTGGTCGGCAAGGAGGGTTGTAGGAAGGGCGTTTGTACCGTAGAGATTAACAGCAGTAGCATGGGGTATACCTTCAGCAATCTGGGCATTCAGTGTGTTAAGAAGAAGGACATTGAGGAGGCACTCCGGTTAAGGGAGGAGATTCGGGTGGATCCGTTTAAAA CTGGATATAGTCATGCCAAGCAGCCCACAACCATCGATCTCAACGCCGTTCGGCTTTGCTTCCAGGTCTTCCTGGAAGGCCAACAGCGGGGTAGATTTACGGAACCGCTGCAGCCAGTGGTTTCGGACGTGATCTATGACAAAAAAGCCATGTCGGATCTGGTGATCTGCAAGCTTAGCGACGTGACCGCTTCGGTGGCCGGCGGTAAGGAGATTATTTTGCTGTGCGAGAAGGTTGCCAAGGAGGATATCGCCGTGCGGTTTTACGAGGAACAGCACGGTAAAATCCTGTGGGAAGGCGATGGCGAATTTCAGCACACGAACGTACACAAACAGGTGGCCATCAGTTTCCGGACCCCCCGGTACAGATCGATCGAAATCGATAAGCCGGTGATG GTGAACATCCAACTGAGAAGGCCGTCGGATGGAGCTACCAGTGTGCCGCTGCCGTTCGAGCTCGTCCCGCTGGACTCAGGTAGGCGCAGGTTTTGGTCTCTACAGCATgacattttgaaaaatgattccCCGGAAAATGAGGTCTTCAAGAAGATTCTTCTCGAGGGTACCGTCGTCGCTCAGCCGGAGAAATCAGCCACTCCGGTCACTCTGCAGTCGGACGAGGTGATTGTGCTGGACACTCCGGTGGCGGAAAGTAAACCAATCGTATCGGAGCAGATTCCAAGCGAACAGAAAACGACCGAATGGATCGAGCGAAACGAATTCGACGAAGCCAACAACAACAGCATGGTTTCAAGCGTTGATAATCAACTGATGGAAGATAATATCTTCTCCAATGGCGGCTCTCTCGAGCAGCAGGCCCCAAAGGAAGACGAAGATACGACGTTGAATGAATTGCTAGAGCAGGTGGCCGAGCTGGATGAGATCTACACGGATCACCAGCTGCGGCGTGAGAATATGATTATTGAGAATGAGCTGAAGAATTTGGAGAACACCGTCCCTACTGGGCTGGTAGGGAACGGAGACAAAATGGACATCGATGAGGCGTTTGACGATGCCGCCACGTATACAAGTTTGCAGCGTGCCTTCAAGAATCCCGTTGCTCTATCGTTAGGTCCTCCGGTTCCTCCCCGTCCTATTTGTCAGCTAGAGTTAGAACCCGGCGTTTATGACGCTGTTGAGCCGATGATTATCATCCCACCTCCGAGTGAAATCAGTTCACTAAAGCGAGAAAACAATGAAGACGGCAAATTGCCTCCCCTTCCTCCTAAACGCGCTAAGCCAAATAATACTCAGAATAAGGAAAATGTAGACGCGGGCGATGAAATTATTTTGCATAGTATTATTCGTAAGGGTTCCATGCGTAGTCTTACCCCGCGTCCACAGTCTGATCAAATCATTATCATGAAGTCGCCCGATAGTCCTCCCAATAAGAAACTTCCTCCCACGCCCCCCGCCTCCCCCACAAAGAACGATTACGGAACTTTGCCCAAAACTAGGAAgcaaggatttttttcaaaattattctcCCGCAAGAAAAGCAAGTCAGATCTTTCCGCAAGCACGACGACCCTCACCCAAAAAGGCACCCCGGGGGGATCCAAAGAACCAAGCGTAGCGAACTTCAATGACAACGAATCCACTCGGGAGTCCGTTCGTAGCAAATCCTCCGAGAAGGAAGAGAAGCGTAAGGCCGGCAAACCGGTGGCGCGCAGTGTGAGTAGTGTTTCGTGCAAGCGTCCAACGACCGAATCAAATCCTGACGTTATATATATCCCACTGAAGGGGGACGGGCCGTCGACTAACCTAACTCACCGGAGTGGCAGCGGAACGCATCTCTCCCTTCCGGGGAACGATTCGTACGAGAGAGCAAGCACAGCTTCGCTTCCACCTCTGGACCGTAAAGCGGTGAGTGCCCTACAGTTGGACGTTCCGATCCAAGATGGGAACCTCGAGCTGGTTGCCATTGCCGATGCGCGAAGCATAAAGAACTTGGTCGAGGGTGGTTTCGGTATTCAGCTCGACCCAAGTGTAGATTTGACCGAGGCTGAACATTTCGCTCTCTACACCTCGATAGCACCGAATGCTGCCCTCAGCGAGTTTGACGAAACTTCCTGCTATTATGCTCCGGTCGAACCCGGTCCGTTGAGTCCACtccaccagcagcagcaacggCCCAATAGCACAGCTTACAGCGCCGATGTTTAG
- the LOC129775606 gene encoding embryonic polarity protein dorsal-like isoform X4 has translation MDLKSNIVEADIIVEDMPPTAPEKPSVVITEQPQSKALRFRYECEGRSAGSIPGVNSTPDQKTFPSIEVRGHKGRAVVVVSCVTKDPPYRPHPHNLVGKEGCRKGVCTVEINSSSMGYTFSNLGIQCVKKKDIEEALRLREEIRVDPFKTGYSHAKQPTTIDLNAVRLCFQVFLEGQQRGRFTEPLQPVVSDVIYDKKAMSDLVICKLSDVTASVAGGKEIILLCEKVAKEDIAVRFYEEQHGKILWEGDGEFQHTNVHKQVAISFRTPRYRSIEIDKPVMVNIQLRRPSDGATSVPLPFELVPLDSGRRRFWSLQHDILKNDSPENEVFKKILLEGTVVAQPEKSATPVTLQSDEVIVLDTPVAESKPIVSEQIPSEQKTTEWIERNEFDEANNNSMVSSVDNQLMEDNIFSNGGSLEQQAPKEDEDTTLNELLEQVAELDEIYTDHQLRRENMIIENELKNLENTVPTGLVGNGDKMDIDEAFDDAATYTSLQRAFKNPVALSLGPPVPPRPICQLELEPGVYDAVEPMIIIPPPSEISSLKRENNEDGKLPPLPPKRAKPNNTQNKENVDAGDEIILHSIIRKGSMRSLTPRPQSDQIIIMKSPDSPPNKKLPPTPPASPTKNDYGTLPKTRKQGFFSKLFSRKKSKSDLSASTTTLTQKGTPGGSKEPSVANFNDNESTRESVRSKSSEKEEKRKAGKPVARSVSSVSCKRPTTESNPDVIYIPLKGDGPSTNLTHRSGSGTHLSLPGNDSYERASTASLPPLDRKAVSALQLDVPIQDGNLELVAIADARSIKNLVEGGFGIQLDPSVDLTEAEHFALYTSIAPNAALSEFDETSCYYAPVEPGPLSPLHQQQQRPNSTAYSADV, from the exons CTGATATAATTGTTGAAGATATGCCACCCACAGCACCCGAAAAGCCATCGGTGGTCATCACCGAGCAGCCCCAGTCGAAGGCGCTCCGGTTCCGGTATGAGTGTGAGGGTCGATCGGCGGGTTCGATCCCCGGCGTAAATAGCACTCCAGATCAGAAAACCTTCCCCAGCATTGAGGTACGGGGGCACAAGGGCCGAGCGGTGGTGGTCGTGTCCTGCGTCACCAAGGATCCCCCTTATCGGCCACATCCGCACAATCTGGTCGGCAAGGAGGGTTGTAGGAAGGGCGTTTGTACCGTAGAGATTAACAGCAGTAGCATGGGGTATACCTTCAGCAATCTGGGCATTCAGTGTGTTAAGAAGAAGGACATTGAGGAGGCACTCCGGTTAAGGGAGGAGATTCGGGTGGATCCGTTTAAAA CTGGATATAGTCATGCCAAGCAGCCCACAACCATCGATCTCAACGCCGTTCGGCTTTGCTTCCAGGTCTTCCTGGAAGGCCAACAGCGGGGTAGATTTACGGAACCGCTGCAGCCAGTGGTTTCGGACGTGATCTATGACAAAAAAGCCATGTCGGATCTGGTGATCTGCAAGCTTAGCGACGTGACCGCTTCGGTGGCCGGCGGTAAGGAGATTATTTTGCTGTGCGAGAAGGTTGCCAAGGAGGATATCGCCGTGCGGTTTTACGAGGAACAGCACGGTAAAATCCTGTGGGAAGGCGATGGCGAATTTCAGCACACGAACGTACACAAACAGGTGGCCATCAGTTTCCGGACCCCCCGGTACAGATCGATCGAAATCGATAAGCCGGTGATG GTGAACATCCAACTGAGAAGGCCGTCGGATGGAGCTACCAGTGTGCCGCTGCCGTTCGAGCTCGTCCCGCTGGACTCAGGTAGGCGCAGGTTTTGGTCTCTACAGCATgacattttgaaaaatgattccCCGGAAAATGAGGTCTTCAAGAAGATTCTTCTCGAGGGTACCGTCGTCGCTCAGCCGGAGAAATCAGCCACTCCGGTCACTCTGCAGTCGGACGAGGTGATTGTGCTGGACACTCCGGTGGCGGAAAGTAAACCAATCGTATCGGAGCAGATTCCAAGCGAACAGAAAACGACCGAATGGATCGAGCGAAACGAATTCGACGAAGCCAACAACAACAGCATGGTTTCAAGCGTTGATAATCAACTGATGGAAGATAATATCTTCTCCAATGGCGGCTCTCTCGAGCAGCAGGCCCCAAAGGAAGACGAAGATACGACGTTGAATGAATTGCTAGAGCAGGTGGCCGAGCTGGATGAGATCTACACGGATCACCAGCTGCGGCGTGAGAATATGATTATTGAGAATGAGCTGAAGAATTTGGAGAACACCGTCCCTACTGGGCTGGTAGGGAACGGAGACAAAATGGACATCGATGAGGCGTTTGACGATGCCGCCACGTATACAAGTTTGCAGCGTGCCTTCAAGAATCCCGTTGCTCTATCGTTAGGTCCTCCGGTTCCTCCCCGTCCTATTTGTCAGCTAGAGTTAGAACCCGGCGTTTATGACGCTGTTGAGCCGATGATTATCATCCCACCTCCGAGTGAAATCAGTTCACTAAAGCGAGAAAACAATGAAGACGGCAAATTGCCTCCCCTTCCTCCTAAACGCGCTAAGCCAAATAATACTCAGAATAAGGAAAATGTAGACGCGGGCGATGAAATTATTTTGCATAGTATTATTCGTAAGGGTTCCATGCGTAGTCTTACCCCGCGTCCACAGTCTGATCAAATCATTATCATGAAGTCGCCCGATAGTCCTCCCAATAAGAAACTTCCTCCCACGCCCCCCGCCTCCCCCACAAAGAACGATTACGGAACTTTGCCCAAAACTAGGAAgcaaggatttttttcaaaattattctcCCGCAAGAAAAGCAAGTCAGATCTTTCCGCAAGCACGACGACCCTCACCCAAAAAGGCACCCCGGGGGGATCCAAAGAACCAAGCGTAGCGAACTTCAATGACAACGAATCCACTCGGGAGTCCGTTCGTAGCAAATCCTCCGAGAAGGAAGAGAAGCGTAAGGCCGGCAAACCGGTGGCGCGCAGTGTGAGTAGTGTTTCGTGCAAGCGTCCAACGACCGAATCAAATCCTGACGTTATATATATCCCACTGAAGGGGGACGGGCCGTCGACTAACCTAACTCACCGGAGTGGCAGCGGAACGCATCTCTCCCTTCCGGGGAACGATTCGTACGAGAGAGCAAGCACAGCTTCGCTTCCACCTCTGGACCGTAAAGCGGTGAGTGCCCTACAGTTGGACGTTCCGATCCAAGATGGGAACCTCGAGCTGGTTGCCATTGCCGATGCGCGAAGCATAAAGAACTTGGTCGAGGGTGGTTTCGGTATTCAGCTCGACCCAAGTGTAGATTTGACCGAGGCTGAACATTTCGCTCTCTACACCTCGATAGCACCGAATGCTGCCCTCAGCGAGTTTGACGAAACTTCCTGCTATTATGCTCCGGTCGAACCCGGTCCGTTGAGTCCACtccaccagcagcagcaacggCCCAATAGCACAGCTTACAGCGCCGATGTTTAG
- the LOC129775606 gene encoding embryonic polarity protein dorsal-like isoform X2, with product MDLKSNIVEDESNLLDLPSDILRAHDLLDLITDIIVEDMPPTAPEKPSVVITEQPQSKALRFRYECEGRSAGSIPGVNSTPDQKTFPSIEVRGHKGRAVVVVSCVTKDPPYRPHPHNLVGKEGCRKGVCTVEINSSSMGYTFSNLGIQCVKKKDIEEALRLREEIRVDPFKTGYSHAKQPTTIDLNAVRLCFQVFLEGQQRGRFTEPLQPVVSDVIYDKKAMSDLVICKLSDVTASVAGGKEIILLCEKVAKEDIAVRFYEEQHGKILWEGDGEFQHTNVHKQVAISFRTPRYRSIEIDKPVMVNIQLRRPSDGATSVPLPFELVPLDSGRRRFWSLQHDILKNDSPENEVFKKILLEGTVVAQPEKSATPVTLQSDEVIVLDTPVAESKPIVSEQIPSEQKTTEWIERNEFDEANNNSMVSSVDNQLMEDNIFSNGGSLEQQAPKEDEDTTLNELLEQVAELDEIYTDHQLRRENMIIENELKNLENTVPTGLVGNGDKMDIDEAFDDAATYTSLQRAFKNPVALSLGPPVPPRPICQLELEPGVYDAVEPMIIIPPPSEISSLKRENNEDGKLPPLPPKRAKPNNTQNKENVDAGDEIILHSIIRKGSMRSLTPRPQSDQIIIMKSPDSPPNKKLPPTPPASPTKNDYGTLPKTRKQGFFSKLFSRKKSKSDLSASTTTLTQKGTPGGSKEPSVANFNDNESTRESVRSKSSEKEEKRKAGKPVARSVSSVSCKRPTTESNPDVIYIPLKGDGPSTNLTHRSGSGTHLSLPGNDSYERASTASLPPLDRKAVSALQLDVPIQDGNLELVAIADARSIKNLVEGGFGIQLDPSVDLTEAEHFALYTSIAPNAALSEFDETSCYYAPVEPGPLSPLHQQQQRPNSTAYSADV from the exons CTGATATAATTGTTGAAGATATGCCACCCACAGCACCCGAAAAGCCATCGGTGGTCATCACCGAGCAGCCCCAGTCGAAGGCGCTCCGGTTCCGGTATGAGTGTGAGGGTCGATCGGCGGGTTCGATCCCCGGCGTAAATAGCACTCCAGATCAGAAAACCTTCCCCAGCATTGAGGTACGGGGGCACAAGGGCCGAGCGGTGGTGGTCGTGTCCTGCGTCACCAAGGATCCCCCTTATCGGCCACATCCGCACAATCTGGTCGGCAAGGAGGGTTGTAGGAAGGGCGTTTGTACCGTAGAGATTAACAGCAGTAGCATGGGGTATACCTTCAGCAATCTGGGCATTCAGTGTGTTAAGAAGAAGGACATTGAGGAGGCACTCCGGTTAAGGGAGGAGATTCGGGTGGATCCGTTTAAAA CTGGATATAGTCATGCCAAGCAGCCCACAACCATCGATCTCAACGCCGTTCGGCTTTGCTTCCAGGTCTTCCTGGAAGGCCAACAGCGGGGTAGATTTACGGAACCGCTGCAGCCAGTGGTTTCGGACGTGATCTATGACAAAAAAGCCATGTCGGATCTGGTGATCTGCAAGCTTAGCGACGTGACCGCTTCGGTGGCCGGCGGTAAGGAGATTATTTTGCTGTGCGAGAAGGTTGCCAAGGAGGATATCGCCGTGCGGTTTTACGAGGAACAGCACGGTAAAATCCTGTGGGAAGGCGATGGCGAATTTCAGCACACGAACGTACACAAACAGGTGGCCATCAGTTTCCGGACCCCCCGGTACAGATCGATCGAAATCGATAAGCCGGTGATG GTGAACATCCAACTGAGAAGGCCGTCGGATGGAGCTACCAGTGTGCCGCTGCCGTTCGAGCTCGTCCCGCTGGACTCAGGTAGGCGCAGGTTTTGGTCTCTACAGCATgacattttgaaaaatgattccCCGGAAAATGAGGTCTTCAAGAAGATTCTTCTCGAGGGTACCGTCGTCGCTCAGCCGGAGAAATCAGCCACTCCGGTCACTCTGCAGTCGGACGAGGTGATTGTGCTGGACACTCCGGTGGCGGAAAGTAAACCAATCGTATCGGAGCAGATTCCAAGCGAACAGAAAACGACCGAATGGATCGAGCGAAACGAATTCGACGAAGCCAACAACAACAGCATGGTTTCAAGCGTTGATAATCAACTGATGGAAGATAATATCTTCTCCAATGGCGGCTCTCTCGAGCAGCAGGCCCCAAAGGAAGACGAAGATACGACGTTGAATGAATTGCTAGAGCAGGTGGCCGAGCTGGATGAGATCTACACGGATCACCAGCTGCGGCGTGAGAATATGATTATTGAGAATGAGCTGAAGAATTTGGAGAACACCGTCCCTACTGGGCTGGTAGGGAACGGAGACAAAATGGACATCGATGAGGCGTTTGACGATGCCGCCACGTATACAAGTTTGCAGCGTGCCTTCAAGAATCCCGTTGCTCTATCGTTAGGTCCTCCGGTTCCTCCCCGTCCTATTTGTCAGCTAGAGTTAGAACCCGGCGTTTATGACGCTGTTGAGCCGATGATTATCATCCCACCTCCGAGTGAAATCAGTTCACTAAAGCGAGAAAACAATGAAGACGGCAAATTGCCTCCCCTTCCTCCTAAACGCGCTAAGCCAAATAATACTCAGAATAAGGAAAATGTAGACGCGGGCGATGAAATTATTTTGCATAGTATTATTCGTAAGGGTTCCATGCGTAGTCTTACCCCGCGTCCACAGTCTGATCAAATCATTATCATGAAGTCGCCCGATAGTCCTCCCAATAAGAAACTTCCTCCCACGCCCCCCGCCTCCCCCACAAAGAACGATTACGGAACTTTGCCCAAAACTAGGAAgcaaggatttttttcaaaattattctcCCGCAAGAAAAGCAAGTCAGATCTTTCCGCAAGCACGACGACCCTCACCCAAAAAGGCACCCCGGGGGGATCCAAAGAACCAAGCGTAGCGAACTTCAATGACAACGAATCCACTCGGGAGTCCGTTCGTAGCAAATCCTCCGAGAAGGAAGAGAAGCGTAAGGCCGGCAAACCGGTGGCGCGCAGTGTGAGTAGTGTTTCGTGCAAGCGTCCAACGACCGAATCAAATCCTGACGTTATATATATCCCACTGAAGGGGGACGGGCCGTCGACTAACCTAACTCACCGGAGTGGCAGCGGAACGCATCTCTCCCTTCCGGGGAACGATTCGTACGAGAGAGCAAGCACAGCTTCGCTTCCACCTCTGGACCGTAAAGCGGTGAGTGCCCTACAGTTGGACGTTCCGATCCAAGATGGGAACCTCGAGCTGGTTGCCATTGCCGATGCGCGAAGCATAAAGAACTTGGTCGAGGGTGGTTTCGGTATTCAGCTCGACCCAAGTGTAGATTTGACCGAGGCTGAACATTTCGCTCTCTACACCTCGATAGCACCGAATGCTGCCCTCAGCGAGTTTGACGAAACTTCCTGCTATTATGCTCCGGTCGAACCCGGTCCGTTGAGTCCACtccaccagcagcagcaacggCCCAATAGCACAGCTTACAGCGCCGATGTTTAG